From Rutidosis leptorrhynchoides isolate AG116_Rl617_1_P2 chromosome 3, CSIRO_AGI_Rlap_v1, whole genome shotgun sequence, a single genomic window includes:
- the LOC139897316 gene encoding chaperone protein dnaJ GFA2, mitochondrial-like — MFRYNGIKIFSLIARRSLYNDSLYESLIKGAYRKFGTSIHSHQYYKSVVNSRYLANSGKVNARYGNTRSIHGTSYMAAKDYYDTLGINKNATASEIKKAYYGLAKKWHPDANKDDPEAETRFQEISKAYEVLKDDEKRAQYDQLGHENFEASASGGPGPDAGPWRNPFQDINDIFGFGSFGGRNFAGKDVKVALELSFMEAVQGCTRNVVFQTELPCETCGGSGVPPGTKPETCRRCKGAGMTITQNGMFRIQVTCPQCGGTGKFVKSLCKSCNGMKVVRGPKSVKVNIMPGVDTNDELRMSRSGGADPDGNQPGDLYVVIKVREDPVFRREGPHIHVDAVLNITQAILGGTIQVPTLTGDVVLKVRPGTQPGQKVVLKGKGIKTRGSYSYGDQYVHFNVSMPTNLTERQRELIEEFAKEEQGEDEKGAAAGASR, encoded by the exons ATGTTCCGTTATAACGGCATCAAAATCTTCTCATTGATTGCTCGACGTTCCCTCTATAACGATTCC TTGTATGAATCGCTGATTAAAGGAGCTTATAGGAAGTTTGGTACATCAATTCACAGTCATCAATATTACAAAAGTG tAGTTAATTCGAGATATTTGGCAAATTCTGGAAAGGTTAATGCTCGTTACGGAAACACTAGATCGATTCATGGCACTT CGTACATGGCTGCAAAGGATTATTATGACACGCTTGGAATCAATAAGAATGCAACTGCATCAGAAATCAAGAAAGCCTATTATGGG CTAGCAAAGAAGTGGCATCCAGATGCAAATAAAGATGATCCAGAAGCAGAAAcgaggtttcaagaaatttcaaagGCATATGAG GTTCTAAAAGATGATGAGAAACGAGCACAATATGACCAG CTTGGCCATGAAAATTTTGAAGCAAGTGCTAGCGGTGGACCTGGTCCCGATGCTGGTCCTTGGCGCAATCCATTTCAGGACATCAATGAT ATATTTGGTTTTGGGTCATTCGGTGGTCGGAACTTCGCTGGCAAGGACGTTAAG GTAGCCCTTGAACTTTCGTTTATGGAAGCTGTGCAAGGATGTACCAGAAATGTCGTCTTCCAAACCGAGTTGCCTTGTGAAACTTGCG GTGGAAGTGGTGTTCCTCCTGGAACAAAACCGGAGACGTGTAGGCGTTGTAAAGGAGCAGGCATG ACAATTACTCAAAATGGGATGTTCAGAATCCAGGTCACGTGCCCTCAGTGTGGTGGAACTGGAAAATTTGTcaag AGTTTATGCAAGTCATGCAATGGTATGAAGGTAGTGAGAGGACCGAAGTCGGTGAAAGTAAATATAATGCCAG GAGTGGATACAAATGATGAATTAAGGATGTCTAGAAGTGGTGGGGCCGATCCAGATGGCAACCAGCCTGGTGATCTTTATGTTGTTATCAAG GTGCGAGAAGACCCTGTTTTTCGACGAGAAGGACCACACATTCATGTAGATGCTGTTCTGAATATCACTCAG GCAATATTGGGAGGGACTATACAGGTCCCAACATTGACGGGTGATGTTGTTCTTAAG GTTCGTCCAGGAACACAACCTGGTCAAAAAGTAGTATTGAAGGGAAAAG GTATTAAAACGAGAGGTTCCTACTCATATGGTGATCAGTACGTACACTTTAATGTCAGCATGCCAAC GAATTTAACGGAAAGACAACGTGAACTGATCGAAGAGTTTGCGAAAGAAGAACAAGGTGAAGACGAGAAAGGGGCTGCGGCTGGAGCATCTAGGTAA
- the LOC139897317 gene encoding transcription factor bHLH130-like isoform X1: MYDIDSSSSEAISRDMNSLLYSSTFNNSSDTEFAKIKQLISLDPFAEFENNQNQDQNQLQRYRSTPSSFFSNLLNDVRDNEYADLVIDSSNKPRDFLQYESSNMKQEINESVDQNNSDSSNLNLTRQSSSSSAGFLSSLTVENGFAGMKDVRKGSSSSSKNNHIDFSLGSSSSRFLPQISKNENDQLHESTFNNLKRSRDGALMMAHNVDTGNYTPNIVHHTSSPKISSEIEGVDNFLHFQHESSLVPCKTRAKRGFATHPRSIAERVRRTRISERIKRLHELFPDMDKQTNTADMLDMAVDYIKDLQNELQVQVFKQTITVGLDHVAAENRQICTRLNVTFL, encoded by the exons ATGTATGATATTGATAGTTCTTCATCAGAAGCAATATCTAGAGACATGAATTCACTTTTATATTCATCTACGTTTAATAATTCTTCAGATACCGAGTTTGCGAAAATTAAACAGTTGATATCACTAGATCCTTTTGCTGAATTTGAAAACAATCAAAATCAAGATCAAAATCAATTACAGCGTTATCGGTCCACTCCTAGCTCGTTTTTCTCGAATCTACTAAACGATGTTCGAGATAACGAATATGCAGATCTTGTTATTGACTCGTCAAATAAACCACGTGATTTTTTGCAGTATGAATCATCGAATATGAAGCAGGAAATAAATGAATCCGTGGATCAAAATAATTCGGATTCAAGTAACTTGAATCTCACAAGACAAAGTAGTTCCTCATCAGCTGGATTTTTGTCATCGTTGACCGTTGAAAATG GTTTTGCAGGCATGAAAGATGTGAGAAAAGGGAGTTCGTCGAGTAGTAAAAATAACCATATCGATTTCTCGTTAGGGTCCTCTTCATCGAGATTTTTGCCACAGATATCTAAAAACGAGAATGATCAGTTGCACGAATCCACGTTCAATAACTTGAAGAGGAGCAGAGATGGTGCTTTAATGATGGCACAT AATGTAGATACAGGAAATTATACACCTAACATTGTTCATCATACGAGCTCACCGAAAATTTCTTCTGAGATAGAGGGTGTAGATAATTTCTTGCATTTTCAACATGAATCATCACTGGTCCCTTGTAAAACACGTGCAAAAAGAGGATTTGCTACACATCCACGAAGTATTGCGGAGAGA GTAAGAAGAACCCGAATTAGTGAAAGAATCAAAAGGCTGCATGAACTTTTCCCTGATATGGACAAG CAAACTAATACAGCAGATATGTTAGATATGGCTGTTGACTACATTAAAGACCTTCAAAATGAACTGCAG GTGCAAGTGTTCAAGCAAACAATTACAGTCGGGTTAGACCATGTAGCCGCTGAAAATCGTCAAATATGTACACGATTGAATGTTACTTTTTTGTAA
- the LOC139897317 gene encoding transcription factor bHLH130-like isoform X2, with translation MYDIDSSSSEAISRDMNSLLYSSTFNNSSDTEFAKIKQLISLDPFAEFENNQNQDQNQLQRYRSTPSSFFSNLLNDVRDNEYADLVIDSSNKPRDFLQYESSNMKQEINESVDQNNSDSSNLNLTRQSSSSSAGFLSSLTVENGMKDVRKGSSSSSKNNHIDFSLGSSSSRFLPQISKNENDQLHESTFNNLKRSRDGALMMAHNVDTGNYTPNIVHHTSSPKISSEIEGVDNFLHFQHESSLVPCKTRAKRGFATHPRSIAERVRRTRISERIKRLHELFPDMDKQTNTADMLDMAVDYIKDLQNELQVQVFKQTITVGLDHVAAENRQICTRLNVTFL, from the exons ATGTATGATATTGATAGTTCTTCATCAGAAGCAATATCTAGAGACATGAATTCACTTTTATATTCATCTACGTTTAATAATTCTTCAGATACCGAGTTTGCGAAAATTAAACAGTTGATATCACTAGATCCTTTTGCTGAATTTGAAAACAATCAAAATCAAGATCAAAATCAATTACAGCGTTATCGGTCCACTCCTAGCTCGTTTTTCTCGAATCTACTAAACGATGTTCGAGATAACGAATATGCAGATCTTGTTATTGACTCGTCAAATAAACCACGTGATTTTTTGCAGTATGAATCATCGAATATGAAGCAGGAAATAAATGAATCCGTGGATCAAAATAATTCGGATTCAAGTAACTTGAATCTCACAAGACAAAGTAGTTCCTCATCAGCTGGATTTTTGTCATCGTTGACCGTTGAAAATG GCATGAAAGATGTGAGAAAAGGGAGTTCGTCGAGTAGTAAAAATAACCATATCGATTTCTCGTTAGGGTCCTCTTCATCGAGATTTTTGCCACAGATATCTAAAAACGAGAATGATCAGTTGCACGAATCCACGTTCAATAACTTGAAGAGGAGCAGAGATGGTGCTTTAATGATGGCACAT AATGTAGATACAGGAAATTATACACCTAACATTGTTCATCATACGAGCTCACCGAAAATTTCTTCTGAGATAGAGGGTGTAGATAATTTCTTGCATTTTCAACATGAATCATCACTGGTCCCTTGTAAAACACGTGCAAAAAGAGGATTTGCTACACATCCACGAAGTATTGCGGAGAGA GTAAGAAGAACCCGAATTAGTGAAAGAATCAAAAGGCTGCATGAACTTTTCCCTGATATGGACAAG CAAACTAATACAGCAGATATGTTAGATATGGCTGTTGACTACATTAAAGACCTTCAAAATGAACTGCAG GTGCAAGTGTTCAAGCAAACAATTACAGTCGGGTTAGACCATGTAGCCGCTGAAAATCGTCAAATATGTACACGATTGAATGTTACTTTTTTGTAA
- the LOC139897317 gene encoding transcription factor bHLH130-like isoform X3, producing MYDIDSSSSEAISRDMNSLLYSSTFNNSSDTEFAKIKQLISLDPFAEFENNQNQDQNQLQRYRSTPSSFFSNLLNDVRDNEYADLVIDSSNKPRDFLQYESSNMKQEINESVDQNNSDSSNLNLTRQSSSSSAGFLSSLTVENGFAGMKDVRKGSSSSSKNNHIDFSLGSSSSRFLPQISKNENDQLHESTFNNLKRSRDGALMMAHNVDTGNYTPNIVHHTSSPKISSEIEGVDNFLHFQHESSLVPCKTRAKRGFATHPRSIAERVRRTRISERIKRLHELFPDMDKQTNTADMLDMAVDYIKDLQNELQTLNDARARCKCSSKQLQSG from the exons ATGTATGATATTGATAGTTCTTCATCAGAAGCAATATCTAGAGACATGAATTCACTTTTATATTCATCTACGTTTAATAATTCTTCAGATACCGAGTTTGCGAAAATTAAACAGTTGATATCACTAGATCCTTTTGCTGAATTTGAAAACAATCAAAATCAAGATCAAAATCAATTACAGCGTTATCGGTCCACTCCTAGCTCGTTTTTCTCGAATCTACTAAACGATGTTCGAGATAACGAATATGCAGATCTTGTTATTGACTCGTCAAATAAACCACGTGATTTTTTGCAGTATGAATCATCGAATATGAAGCAGGAAATAAATGAATCCGTGGATCAAAATAATTCGGATTCAAGTAACTTGAATCTCACAAGACAAAGTAGTTCCTCATCAGCTGGATTTTTGTCATCGTTGACCGTTGAAAATG GTTTTGCAGGCATGAAAGATGTGAGAAAAGGGAGTTCGTCGAGTAGTAAAAATAACCATATCGATTTCTCGTTAGGGTCCTCTTCATCGAGATTTTTGCCACAGATATCTAAAAACGAGAATGATCAGTTGCACGAATCCACGTTCAATAACTTGAAGAGGAGCAGAGATGGTGCTTTAATGATGGCACAT AATGTAGATACAGGAAATTATACACCTAACATTGTTCATCATACGAGCTCACCGAAAATTTCTTCTGAGATAGAGGGTGTAGATAATTTCTTGCATTTTCAACATGAATCATCACTGGTCCCTTGTAAAACACGTGCAAAAAGAGGATTTGCTACACATCCACGAAGTATTGCGGAGAGA GTAAGAAGAACCCGAATTAGTGAAAGAATCAAAAGGCTGCATGAACTTTTCCCTGATATGGACAAG CAAACTAATACAGCAGATATGTTAGATATGGCTGTTGACTACATTAAAGACCTTCAAAATGAACTGCAG ACTTTGAACGATGCTCGTGCAAGGTGCAAGTGTTCAAGCAAACAATTACAGTCGGGTTAG